A single genomic interval of Ammospiza caudacuta isolate bAmmCau1 chromosome 19, bAmmCau1.pri, whole genome shotgun sequence harbors:
- the TOB1 gene encoding protein Tob1 — MQLEIQVALNFIISYLYNKLPRRRVNIFGEELERLLKKKYEGHWYPEKPYKGSGFRCIHIGEKVDPVIEQASKESGLDIDDVRSNLPQDLSVWIDPFEVSYQIGEKGPVKVLYVDDNENGCELDKEIKNSFNPEAQVFMPISDPASSVSSSPSPPFGHSAAVSPTFMPRSTQPLTFTTATFAATKFGSTKMKNSGRGNKVARTSPTNLGLNVNDLLKQKSLSSSMHSLYGLGLGSQQQQQQKSSALSPNAKEFVVPSVQGQGSSIFPGDSPLNLSPLQYSNAFDMFAAYGGLNEKSFVDGLNFSLNNMQYSNQQFQPVMAN; from the coding sequence ATGCAGCTTGAAATCCAAGTAGCACtcaattttattatttcatatcTGTACAATAAGCTTCCCAGACGACGTGTCAACATTTTTGGTGAAGAGCTTGAAAGACTTCTGAAAAAGAAGTATGAAGGGCACTGGTATCCAGAAAAGCCATACAAAGGATCAGGGTTTAGATGTATTCATATAGGGGAGAAAGTGGACCCAGTCATAGAACAAGCATCCAAAGAGAGTGGTTTGGACATTGATGATGTTCGCAGCAACTTGCCTCAGGATCTTAGTGTTTGGATTGACCCATTTGAGGTTTCATACCAAATCGGTGAAAAGGGACCAGTGAAAGTGCTTTATGTGGATGATAATGAAAATGGATGTGAGTTGGATAAGGAAATCAAGAACAGCTTTAACCCCGAGGCCCAGGTGTTCATGCCTATTAGTGACCCAGCATCTTCAGTGTCCagttctccttctcctccctttggtcactcagctgctgtgagccccACCTTCATGCCCCGCTCTACTCAGCCTTTAACCTTCACCACTGCCACATTTGCTGCCACCAAGTTTGGCTCAACCAAAATGAAGAACAGCGGCCGTGGCAACAAGGTCGCCCGCACCTCTCCCACCAACCTTGGCTTGAATGTCAATGACCTGTTGAAGCAGAaatccctctcctcctccatgcACTCTCTGTATGGGCTCGGCCTAGgcagtcagcagcagcagcagcagaagagtTCTGCTCTCTCTCCTAACGCAAAGGAGTTCGTTGTCCCCAGCGTGCAGGGTCAAGGTAGTAGCATCTTTCCTGGTGACAGCCCGCTGAACCTCAGTCCTCTCCAGTACAGTAATGCCTTTGATATGTTTGCAGCCTATGGAGGTTTAAATGAGAAGTCTTTTGTGGATGGCTTGAATTTTAGTTTAAACAACATGCAGTATTCTAACCAGCAATTCCAGCCAGTTATGGCTaactga